A single region of the Streptomyces sp. NBC_00236 genome encodes:
- a CDS encoding DUF503 domain-containing protein yields MYVGTLSFDLLLGDVRSLKEKRSIVRPIVAELQRKYAVSVAETGGQDLHRRAEIGLAVVSGETGHLTDVLDRCERLVAGRPEVELLSVRRRLHSDEDD; encoded by the coding sequence ATGTATGTGGGGACACTGTCCTTCGATCTGCTTCTCGGCGACGTACGGTCGCTGAAGGAGAAGCGCTCCATAGTCCGTCCGATCGTTGCCGAGCTCCAGCGCAAGTACGCGGTGAGCGTGGCGGAGACGGGCGGGCAGGACCTCCATCGCAGGGCCGAGATCGGCCTCGCCGTGGTCTCCGGGGAAACCGGACACCTCACAGACGTACTCGACCGGTGCGAGCGGTTGGTCGCCGGCCGGCCGGAGGTGGAGCTGCTGTCCGTACGGCGGCGGCTGCACAGCGACGAAGACGATTGA
- the rbfA gene encoding 30S ribosome-binding factor RbfA translates to MADNARAKKLADLIQEVVAEKLQRGIKDPRLGTHVTITDTRVTGDLREATVFYTVYGDDEDRASAAAGLESAKGILRSAVGSAAGTKFTPTLSFVADALPENAKAIEDLLDRARASDAKVREASSGATYAGDADPYRKPEDEDEDSPSA, encoded by the coding sequence GTGGCCGACAACGCGCGGGCTAAGAAGCTGGCGGACCTCATCCAGGAGGTGGTCGCCGAGAAACTGCAGCGTGGGATCAAGGACCCCCGCCTGGGTACGCACGTGACCATCACGGACACCCGCGTCACCGGCGACCTGCGGGAGGCCACGGTCTTCTACACGGTCTACGGCGACGACGAGGACCGGGCGAGCGCGGCAGCCGGCCTGGAGAGCGCCAAGGGCATCCTGCGCTCCGCGGTCGGCTCGGCGGCGGGGACGAAGTTCACCCCCACGCTCTCCTTCGTGGCGGACGCGCTGCCGGAGAACGCCAAGGCGATCGAGGACCTCCTCGACCGCGCACGGGCCTCCGACGCCAAGGTGCGCGAGGCGTCCTCGGGCGCCACGTACGCGGGCGACGCGGACCCGTACCGCAAGCCGGAGGACGAGGACGAGGACTCACCTTCCGCATGA